The stretch of DNA AGGACCGGAAGGGGGTAGCCCCGGGTTCGGACGTCCTAAAAGCGCTCTTTGACCGCTACGCCCCGGCCCTCATCCTCATTGACGAGTGGGTGGCCTTTCTCCGCAACCTCTACGGGGAAACGGACCTGCCCGCCGGCACCTTTGACCAAAACCTCACCTTCGCCCAGGCCCTCACGGAAGCCGCTAAGCGAAGCCCCCGCACCCTGGTGGTGGCCTCCCTGCCCGCTTCCGACATGGAGGTGGGGGGAAGCGGAGGGCGGGAAGCCCTTATTCGCCTGCAAAACGTGGTGGGAAGGCTGGAGTCGGTTTGGCAGCCCGCCACCCAGGACGAAGCCTACGAGATCGTCCGCCGCCGCCTCTTCCTTCCCCTTTCGGAGGAGGGCTACCGCCAGCGGGACGCCGTGGTGCGGGAGTTCATGCGCTACTACCAGGAAAACAAGGGCGAGTTCCCCAGCGAGGTCCTGGATCCCAACTACGAGCGCCGGATGAAGGCGGCCTATCCCATCCACCCCGAGCTCTTTGACCGCCTCTACGAGGACTGGTCCACCCTCGAGGGCTTCCAACGCACCCGGGGGGTCCTCCGCCTCATGGCCTTCGTGGTCCACACCCTCTGGACCCGAGGCGACCCCTCCCTCCTCATCCTCCCCGGCAACCTGCCCCTGGACGCCGGGGGGCCCCGGTACGAGCTGGTCCGCCACCTCTCCCGCTACCAGGAAGGCTTTGACCAGGTGGTGGACGCCGACATAGATGGCCCCAACGCCAAAGCCCTGATCTTGGAGCGGGAGCGCCCTGCCCTGGCCCGCCACCACGCCGCCCGCAGGGTAGCCCGGGCGGTCTTCCTCGCCACCGCCCCCGCCGCCGCAAGCCCCGGCCAGGCCCACCGCCCCAAGGGCGTGCAGGGGGTGCGGGTAAAGCTAGGGGTAGCCCAGCCCGGCGAAAGCCCCTCCCTCTTCACCGATGCCCTAAAGGCCCTTTCGGACCGCCTCACCTACTTCCACGCCGAGGGGGACCGCTACTGGTTTGAAACCCGCCCAAGCCTGAACCGCCTGGCCCAAGACCGGATGGCCTCCCTGGAAGAGCACGAGGCGATGGCGGAAATCGTGGCCCGGCTTCAGGCCTGGGCCAGGACCCGTCCCCCCCTCTTCGCAGCCGTCCACGCCGCCCCCTCGGGAAGCGGGGACGTGCCCGACGAGCCCGCTTTGCGCCTGGTGGTCCTGCCCCCCACCGCTCCCTACAGCAAGGAGAACTCCGAGGCGGAGCGGCTCGCCCGGGAAATCCTGGAGCGCCGGGGCCAGGCCCAAAGGCTTTACCGGAACACCCTCCTCTTCCTCGCCCCCGATGCCACCGCGGTACCAGACCTGATGGAGGCGAGCCGCCGCTACCTGGCCTGGCGGTCCATCCTCGAGGACAGGGAGCGGCTTAACCTGGGCCAGGCGGACGTGCGCCAGGTGGAAGCCCGGGTCAAGGAGGCCAGCGAAACGCTAGACCTGCGCCTAGAGGAGGCCTACCGCCACCTCCTGGCCTTCCACCAACCCGACCCCAAGGCCCCCCAACTGGAGATGAGCGCCATCCGCCTTCTGGGTAGCGGCAAACCCCTGGAACGGGCGGCGGCCAAGGCGAAGAACGAAGGCTTGGTCTACACGGAATGGCATCCCTCGTTCCTGGAAGAAACACTGAAAAACTACGGCTTTTTCGCCGCCAGAGGCCAGGAACTACCCTTAGGGTGGCTTTGGGAAGCCTTCGCCACCTACCCCTACCTGCCCAAGCTCAAGGATGAAGCGGTCCTCCTGGGTGCCGTGGAAAAAGGTGTTCGGGAGGGGCTTTTCGGCTACACCGAAAGGCCTGGGGAGGGGGCCAGGGTTTTCCTTCGGGAACCCGTCACGCCTAACCTCTCCGGGTATCTTCTGGAGCGAGAGCGGGCCGAGGGCTTGCGGAAAAAGGCAGAAGAGCCAGAGGAGAAGGCACCAAAGGACCCTGCGGAGGGAGGGCGAGACGATATAAAAGGCCCCCCTACAGCTCCTAGTGGGGAACCCCCCTTCCCCTTTCCCGGGCCCAAACCCCGCCGCTACTACCTCAAAAAGGAAGTGCGCCCCGCCAACCTGGTAAGGGACGCGAGCCTCTTGGCCGAAGAGATTGTCCGCCACCTGGCGGGGGAGCCCGGGGTGCGGGTGAGGGTGGTCCTCGAGGTGGAGGCGGAGGCCGAGGAGGGCTTCTCCACTGAGCTTCACCGGGTTTTGCGGGAGAATAGCCCGCACATCGCCGACGAATACAGCCTGGAGGCCTAAGCCCAGCCCTCCCCCGGGGCACCGCCCGCACGGGCGCATTCCAGAAGCCGCTCCGCCCCCTCGGGCCTCGCCGGGAGGTAAAGGTGGACGAAGCTCGCCAAAACCCTCCCGTCCGCATACCCCTCCACCTCCTCCCCGCCCACCCGGCGCCAAGCGGGGCTTGGGGACTGGGGGAGGCGGGCGTAGTGGAACTCGTGGCCCTTGTAGACCTCGCCCCTTCGGGCCAAGGGGTTATCCTGGAGGGCCTCCACCTCCCGGTAGCCCAGGACGGGCCTTTCCGCCATCCGGGCCTCCCCCGGGACCAGGCCCACCATGGGGTAGAAGGCCTCCCCCACCCAAAGCCCCTGGGAGAGGTACATATACCCCCCGCACTCCGCCACCACGGGCCCGGGAAAACGGCGGATGGCCTCCCGCATGGCCCTGTTGGCGGAAAGCCGCTCGGCGAAGAGCTCCGGGTAGCCGCCCCCTAGGAGGAGGGCCTCCGCCTCGGGGAGGGCTTCGTCCTCCAGGGGGCTAAAGGGGACGAGCTCGGCCCCCAGGGCCTCCAAAAGCTCCAGGGCCTCCGGATAGTAGAAGCGGAAGGCCCGGTCCCAGGCGTAGGCCAGGCGCACCCGGGGCGGGCGCCTTTCCGGGAGGAAGGAGGGGGCCTCGGGGAGGGGCGGGGCGGCCCCGGCGAGGCGGAGGGTGGCCTCGAGGTCCACCCGGAAGGCCCGCCGCAGGGCCTCCAGGGGCGGGGCCACCTCCCCGGCGAGGACCAGGCCCAGGTGCCTTTCGGGCAGGGCCAAGGCGGGGTCCTGGGGGAGCCAGCCCAAGAGGGGGAGGCCCAAGGGGGCGAGGGCCTCCTTGAGGAGCTCCGCATGGCGCTCGGAGCCCACCCGGTTGGCGAAGACCCCCACGAGGGGCACCTCCGGGTCGTGGTCGCGGAAGCCCCGCACCAGGGCGGCGATGGAGCCCGCCATCCCCTTGGCGTCCACCACCAAGGCCACGGGCAGGCGCAAAAGCCGGGCCACCTGGGCCGTGGACCCCACCCGGCCCACGGGGTCCTTGCCGTCAAAGAGCCCCATCACCCCCTCCACCAAGGCGAAGTCCGCCCCCCTCGCCCCGTGGCGGAAGAGGGCGAGAAGGCCCCCCTCGTCCAGGAAGAAGCCGTCCAGGTTGTAGGGCCTCCTTCCGGTGGCCGCCTCCAGGTGGGTGGGGTCAATGTAGTCGGGGCCCACCTTGAAGGCCTGGACCCTCAGGCCCCGCTCCCTCAGGGCCAGGGCCAGGGCGAGGGAGAGGGTGGTCTTGCCCGCCCCCGAGTGGGGCGCCGCCAGGAGGAGGCGCATCAGTGCTCCATCCCCCTTTGCGCCGGCACGCCCTGGTCAAAGGCGTGCTTCACCTTGCGCATCTCCGTCACCGTGTCCGCCTGGGCCAGAAGCGCCTCGGGCGCCCCTCTGCCCGTGACCACCACGTGCACGTGGGGCGGACGGGCCTTGAGGGTTTCCAGGAACTCCTCCAGGTCTATCCACCCGTAGCGCAAGGGGTAGGTGGCCTCGTCCAGGATCACGAGGTCGTACTCCCCCGAGAGGAGGGCCTCCTTGGCCCTTTGCCAGCCCTCCCGGGCAAGCCCGGCCGAGGCCTCCAGGTCCCGGCTTTTCCACGTGAAACCATCCCCCAACCCCTCAATGGGGATGCCAAGGCGGGCCAAGGCCCGGTGTTCCCCAAAGCGGGCGGTGGCGTGCTTGATGAATTGGAAGACCCGCACCCTAAGGCCCCGACCGTGGGCCCTCAGGGCGAGGCCGAAGGCGGCGGTGCTTTTCCCCTTGCCGTCCCCGGTGTAGACGAGGAGGAGGCCCCTCCGCTCCCCTTGGGGCTTGGCGTAGGGTTTCACCCGACGAGGCCCTTCCATAGAGCATAGGTTAGCAGGGCGGCCAGCTCCCCCAGGGCGATGGCCGCCCCCAGGATGTCCCCGTTGAGCCCCCCAAGCCGGGAAAGGGCCAGCCTCGCCACCCCAAAGGCGGCGAGGAAGGCCGACAGAGCGGGCAAGGGGAAGAGGAGGGGGAAAGGCAGGGCGAGGAGGAGGGCTACCCCCCACGCCCCCCCCGCACCATGGCCGCCATCCCCGGGCCCAGGAGG from Thermus brockianus encodes:
- the cobO gene encoding cob(I)yrinic acid a,c-diamide adenosyltransferase; translated protein: MEGPRRVKPYAKPQGERRGLLLVYTGDGKGKSTAAFGLALRAHGRGLRVRVFQFIKHATARFGEHRALARLGIPIEGLGDGFTWKSRDLEASAGLAREGWQRAKEALLSGEYDLVILDEATYPLRYGWIDLEEFLETLKARPPHVHVVVTGRGAPEALLAQADTVTEMRKVKHAFDQGVPAQRGMEH
- a CDS encoding DUF499 domain-containing protein produces the protein MALSNREIVGRGLDLLKAGLRPFVEREYRRVYGDDWAKEMAEVLRGDRYSLQDPDAQALLKLMDHRWTEVFDEKLGRWGRTLVKELIEVRNRWGHQNAFSLEDAHRALDSITRLLEMIAADEARETDRMARELLRRRYEEDARREAERRASEPIQVLAHRGLPPWREVVTPHPDVASGRYSEAEFAADLAQVHKGEAGPEYGDPEEFFRRTYLTKGLSRLLQSALKRLSGAGGDPVVELQTAFGGGKTHSMLALYHLFGGRVNPKEVPGLEDLLAEADIAQVPVARRAVFVGTAFSPARTHPKPEGLEVRTLWGEIAYQLGGVEGYRMVEEEDRKGVAPGSDVLKALFDRYAPALILIDEWVAFLRNLYGETDLPAGTFDQNLTFAQALTEAAKRSPRTLVVASLPASDMEVGGSGGREALIRLQNVVGRLESVWQPATQDEAYEIVRRRLFLPLSEEGYRQRDAVVREFMRYYQENKGEFPSEVLDPNYERRMKAAYPIHPELFDRLYEDWSTLEGFQRTRGVLRLMAFVVHTLWTRGDPSLLILPGNLPLDAGGPRYELVRHLSRYQEGFDQVVDADIDGPNAKALILERERPALARHHAARRVARAVFLATAPAAASPGQAHRPKGVQGVRVKLGVAQPGESPSLFTDALKALSDRLTYFHAEGDRYWFETRPSLNRLAQDRMASLEEHEAMAEIVARLQAWARTRPPLFAAVHAAPSGSGDVPDEPALRLVVLPPTAPYSKENSEAERLAREILERRGQAQRLYRNTLLFLAPDATAVPDLMEASRRYLAWRSILEDRERLNLGQADVRQVEARVKEASETLDLRLEEAYRHLLAFHQPDPKAPQLEMSAIRLLGSGKPLERAAAKAKNEGLVYTEWHPSFLEETLKNYGFFAARGQELPLGWLWEAFATYPYLPKLKDEAVLLGAVEKGVREGLFGYTERPGEGARVFLREPVTPNLSGYLLERERAEGLRKKAEEPEEKAPKDPAEGGRDDIKGPPTAPSGEPPFPFPGPKPRRYYLKKEVRPANLVRDASLLAEEIVRHLAGEPGVRVRVVLEVEAEAEEGFSTELHRVLRENSPHIADEYSLEA
- a CDS encoding cobyrinate a,c-diamide synthase, whose translation is MRLLLAAPHSGAGKTTLSLALALALRERGLRVQAFKVGPDYIDPTHLEAATGRRPYNLDGFFLDEGGLLALFRHGARGADFALVEGVMGLFDGKDPVGRVGSTAQVARLLRLPVALVVDAKGMAGSIAALVRGFRDHDPEVPLVGVFANRVGSERHAELLKEALAPLGLPLLGWLPQDPALALPERHLGLVLAGEVAPPLEALRRAFRVDLEATLRLAGAAPPLPEAPSFLPERRPPRVRLAYAWDRAFRFYYPEALELLEALGAELVPFSPLEDEALPEAEALLLGGGYPELFAERLSANRAMREAIRRFPGPVVAECGGYMYLSQGLWVGEAFYPMVGLVPGEARMAERPVLGYREVEALQDNPLARRGEVYKGHEFHYARLPQSPSPAWRRVGGEEVEGYADGRVLASFVHLYLPARPEGAERLLECARAGGAPGEGWA